A genomic stretch from Theobroma cacao cultivar B97-61/B2 chromosome 4, Criollo_cocoa_genome_V2, whole genome shotgun sequence includes:
- the LOC18601107 gene encoding mitochondrial phosphate carrier protein 3, mitochondrial encodes MASVSDSSKQSLIPSFLYASSAKSFSLDRLLSANNPAFGASHAATLDAPAVSSSPSIKTRTFMIASPNEPGKKIEMYSPQFYAACTFGGILSCGLTHMAVTPLDLVKCNMQIDPAKYKSITSGFGVLLKEQGVRGFFRGWVPTLLGYSAQGAGKFGFYEFFKKYYSDLAGPEYFSKYKTLIYLAGSASAEVIADVALCPFEAVKVRVQTQPGFARGLSDGLPKFVKSEGALGLYKGIVPLWGRQIPYTMMKFASFETIVEMIYKYGIPTPKDQCSKSLQLGISFAGGYIAGVFCAIVSHPADNLVSFLNNAKGATVGDAVKKLGLWGLFTRGLPLRIVMIGTLTGAQWGIYDAFKVFVGLPTTGGVAPAVEVVKA; translated from the exons ATGGCTTCGGTTTCCGATTCTTCCAAACAGTCCCTAATCCCGAGCTTCCTGTACGCTTCTTCTGCCAAGTCATTCTCTCTCGATCGACTCCTCAGCGCCAACAACCCTGCCTTCGGTGCTTCGCACGCCGCTACACTCGATGCTCCCGCGGTATCATCCTCTCCGTCGATCAAGACGAGGACGTTCATGATCGCCTCGCCGAATGAGCCTGGCAAGAAGATCGAGATGTACTCGCCGCAGTTCTACGCTGCTTGTACCTTCGGCGGTATCCTTAGCTGTGGTCTCACTCACATGGCTGTTACTCCTCTTGACCTGGTCAAGTGTAATATGCAG ATTGACCCTGCAAAGTACAAAAGTATTACATCTGGTTTTGGAGTTCTGCTGAAGGAGCAAGGAGTCAGAGGCTTCTTCCGTGGTTGGGTTCCTACCCTTCTGGGTTACAGTGCACAGGGTGCCGGCAAGTTTGGATTCTACGAGTTTTTCAAGAAGTACTACTCTGACCTTGCTGGACCTGAATATTTTTCAAAGTACAAGACCTTGATCTATCTTGCTGGCTCTGCATCTGCTGAGGTGATTGCTGATGTTGCACTTTGCCCCTTTGAGGCAGTCAAGGTCAGGGTTCAAACCCAGCCCGGTTTTGCTAGGGGTTTATCAGATGGTCTTCCCAAGTTTGTCAAATCTGAAGGAGCTCTTGG ATTGTACAAGGGCATTGTTCCTCTTTGGGGCCGTCAGATTCCAT aTACCATGATGAAGTTTGCTTCATTTGAGACCATTGTTGAGATGATCTACAAGTATGGTATCCCCACTCCAAAGGACCAATGCAGCAAATCTCTGCAACTTGGTATTAGTTTTGCTGGTGGTTACATTGCTGGTGTGTTCTGTGCTATTGTTTCTCATCCTGCTGACAACCTCGTCTCTTTCCTCAACAATGCCAAAGGAGCAACTGTTGGTGAT GCTGTGAAGAAGCTTGGTTTATGGGGTCTGTTTACCCGTGGGCTTCCCCTTCGTATTGTCATGATTGGAACACTAACTGGAGCTCAGTGGGGTATCTATGATGCATTCAAAGTGTTTGTGGGACT GCCAACCACTGGTGGTGTTGCTCCTGCTGTTGAGGTTGTAAAGGCATAG
- the LOC18601109 gene encoding protein NETWORKED 3A, which translates to MENSAASSSPACPQLSQWLQTTLSDLDEKMKAMMTLLEEEDKSSCLKADIAHNRKPGLVQMLGELNRSYCSLAEKYDQLRSESHNVRHRSSPLSSNSKQIQQASNKKRVVGASDDLILEASDSRPESVVDDPDFKHYRSSFEYLNKLADDLILAEQCNMSTIRKPEQTNGEFSDEENVVSKINGFQRLKPKAAEFQKGSSESENTWFQLKFQFTKLMEENLRQQAELFRRNEEKRETINELQLQLEHLKSENRALQKCLHSSKIGVKRNHSQTSRSRGLFLGKFFQGGCS; encoded by the exons ATGGAGAACAGTGCAGCTTCTTCTTCGCCTGCTTGCCCCCAACTGTCCCAATGGCTTCAGACAACTCTATCAG ATTTGGACGAGAAAATGAAGGCCATGATGACCCTTTTGGAGGAAGAAGACAAATCATCGTGCCTGAAGGCTGATATTGCTCATAACAGGAAACCAGGACTCGTGCAAATGTTGGGAGAGTTAAACAGATCATACTGTTCTTTAGCAGAAAAGTATGATCAGTTGAGGTCTGAATCACACAATGTCCGTCATAGGTCTTCACCATTGTCCTCTAACTCTAAACAAATCCAACAGGCTAGCAATAAGAAAAGAGTTGTGGGAGCCTCTGATGATCTCATTCTGGAGGCTTCTGATTCTCGCCCCGAATCTGTTGTTGATGATCCTGATTTCAAACATTATAGATCTAGCTTTGAATACCTGAACAAGTTAGCCGATGATCTGATATTAGCAGAACAATGCAACATGTCTACCATTAGAAAACCTGAACAAACGAATGGAGAATTTTCAGATGAAGAGAATGTTGTTTCCAAGATAAATGGGTTTCAAAGACTTAAACCAAAAGCAGCAGAGTTCCAGAAGGGTAGTTCTGAAAGTGAGAATACATGGTTTCAACTCAAGTTTCAATTCACAAAGCTTATGGAGGAGAATCTGCGCCAGCAAGCAGAACTGTTTAGAAGGAATGAGGAGAAGAGAGAAACCATCAATGAGCTACAGCTACAGCTTGAGCACTTAAAGAGTGAGAACAGGGCCCTGCAGAAATGTCTCCATAGCTCAAAAATTGGTGTGAAGCGCAACCATTCTCAGACATCAAGATCAAGAGGACTATTTTTGGGCAAGTTCTTCCAAGGAGGTTGTTCataa
- the LOC18601110 gene encoding pentatricopeptide repeat-containing protein At3g26782, mitochondrial, protein MKIPNPGSAFKSITFKYHYSTNANLTAWFSKYVDKSSVWSWNSIIAELARAGDSAEALRAFSSMRKLSLKPNRSTFPCAIKSCSALLDLNSGKQTHQQALIFGYGSDLFVSSALIDMYSKCGQLRDARILFDQIPQRNIVSWTSMITGYVQNNCADQALLLFKELLIQKSENGGNDAIGQVLIDPVAIVSVLSACSRVPIKGASGGVHGMIIKKGFDGEVSVGNTLLDAYAKSEDVGLSRKVFDAMVDKDEVSWNSMIAVYAQNGLSNEALEVFHGMVRDDNVNYNAVTLSAVLLACAHSGALQAGKCIHDQVIKMGLEDDVIVGTSIIDMYCKCGRVEMARKAFSCIKEKNVRSWTALIAGYGMHGHAKEALEVFYNMIRTGVRPNYITFVSVLASCSHAGLVQEGWRWFNAMKDEFNVEPGVEHYGCMVDLLGRAGYLSQAYKLIKQMKVTPDIVIWGSLLAACRIHKNVELAEISANKLFELDSNNCGYYVLLSNIYADAGRWEDVERMRLLMKDRGLIKPPGFSLVELKGKVHVFLVGDQEHPQHEKTHEHLEELNVKLQEVGYIPNMTSVLYDVDEEEKGLTLRVHSEKLAVVFAIMHTVPGATIHIIKNLRICGDCHTFMKLISKIVDRQIVARDSKRFHHFKDGICSCGDYW, encoded by the exons ATGAAGATTCCAAACCCTGGTTCAGCATTCAAGAGTATTACTTTCAAATATCACTACTCCACTAATGCCAACCTCACCGCCTGGTTCAGCAAATATGTAGACAAGTCCAGTGTCTGGTCTTGGAACTCAATCATCGCCGAGTTAGCCCGAGCCGGAGACTCAGCCGAAGCTCTCCGAGCCTTCTCTTCAATGCGCAAGCTTTCTCTTAAACCGAACCGCTCCACTTTCCCATGCGCTATCAAGTCTTGCTCTGCTTTACTCGACCTTAACTCTGGCAAACAAACCCATCAACAAGCTTTAATCTTCGGCTATGGCTCTGACCTCTTCGTATCATCAGCTCTCATTGATATGTACTCCAAATGTGGGCAATTGAGGGATGCCCGGATCTTATTCGATCAAATTCCTCAACGAAATATAGTATCTTGGACTTCTATGATCACTGGGTATGTCCAGAACAATTGTGCCGACCAAGCTTTATTGCTTTTTAAAGAGTTATTGATTCAGAAAAGTGAAAATGGTGGAAATGATGCAATTGGACAAGTGCTTATTGATCCAGTTGCCATTGTTTCTGTTCTGTCGGCTTGTTCTCGTGTTCCGATAAAAGGAGCAAGTGGAGGGGTTCATGGAATGATTATAAAGAAGGGGTTTGATGGAGAAGTGAGCGTTGGAAATACATTGTTGGATGCATATGCTAAAAGTGAGGATGTGGGTCTGTCTAGGAAAGTGTTTGACGCGATGGTTGACAAGGATGAGGTTTCTTGGAATTCTATGATTGCTGTTTATGCACAAAATGGATTGTCAAATGAGGCTCTGGAGGTTTTTCATGGAATGGTAAGGGATGATAATGTCAATTACAATGCCGTTACACTTTCTGCTGTGTTGTTAGCTTGTGCTCATTCGGGAGCTTTGCAAGCCGGGAAGTGTATTCATGACCAG GTTATAAAGATGGGTTTGGAGGATGATGTGATAGTGGGGACTTCTATTATTGACATGTATTGCAAATGTGGGAGAGTTGAAATGGCAAGGAAAGCATTTAGTTGCATCAAAGAGAAGAACGTCAGGTCCTGGACTGCCTTGATCGCTGGTTATGGAATGCACGGTCATGCCAAAGAAGCGTTAGAGGTGTTTTACAATATGATAAGAACTGGGGTCAGACCTAATTACATAACGTTTGTGTCGGTTCTGGCATCTTGTAGCCATGCTGGTCTGGTACAAGAGGGTTGGCGTTGGTTTAATGCGATGAAAGACGAATTCAATGTTGAACCTGGGGTGGAGCATTATGGTTGCATGGTTGATCTTCTTGGACGGGCTGGATATCTCAGCCAGGCTTACAAGTTGATCAAGCAAATGAAGGTGACACCTGATATTGTAATCTGGGGTTCACTTCTTGCAGCTTGTAGGATTCACAAGAATGTGGAGCTTGCAGAGATTTCTGCGAATAAATTGTTCGAATTAGACTCAAATAACTGTGGGTACTATGTTTTACTTTCTAACATATATGCTGATGCTGGAAGGTGGGAAGATGTTGAGAGAATGAGACTTCTTATGAAGGACCGTGGACTGATTAAACCACCTGGATTCAGTTTGGTTGAGCTGAAAGGTAAGGTTCATGTTTTCTTGGTTGGAGATCAGGAGCATCCTCAACATGAGAAGACACATGAGCATCTGGAAGAGTTAAATGTAAAGCTGCAAGAAGTTGGCTACATACCCAATATGACATCAGTTCTTTATGATGTGGATGAGGAAGAGAAGGGATTGACCTTGCGGGTTCATAGTGAGAAGTTGGCTGTTGTCTTTGCAATCATGCATACAGTTCCTGGTGCAACAATCCACATTATTAAGAATCTTAGGATTTGTGGGGACTGTCATACTTTCATGAAGTTGATCTCAAAGATTGTTGATCGACAAATTGTTGCCAGAGATTCAAAGCGATTTCACCATTTTAAGGATGGAATCTGTTCTTGTGGAGATTATTGGTGA
- the LOC18601111 gene encoding uncharacterized protein LOC18601111, which yields MATCTKLFAAAVPIVIFFANLQTVTNEPAISASPAVLPYVNAPNMSSFFPSQAPPQWPTSSAVPTGSEAFAPIPSSGEFVGKSSCSSAKSDGAIVILLQLFILFVMRSVSTV from the coding sequence ATGGCTACTTGTACCAAATTGTTTGCTGCTGCTGTACCCATTGTCATCTTCTTTGCCAACTTGCAAACTGTAACCAACGAGCCTGCAATTTCAGCTTCTCCAGCTGTTTTGCCATATGTCAATGCACCCAACATgtcttcctttttcccttctcAAGCTCCCCCGCAGTGGCCTACAAGTTCAGCAGTTCCAACAGGTTCAGAAGCATTTGCACCCATACCGAGCTCGGGGGAGTTTGTGGGGAAGAGCTCCTGCAGTTCAGCTAAGTCTGATGGTGCCATTGTTATTCTTCTGCAACTCTTCATCCTGTTTGTAATGAGATCAGTCTCTACCGTTTAA
- the LOC18601106 gene encoding V-type proton ATPase subunit C, whose product MASRYWVVSLPVQNSASTLWNSLQDQISKHSFDTPLYRFNIPNLRVGTLDSLLALSDDLLKSNSFIEGVSHKIRRQIEELERVSGMESNALTVDGVPIDSYLTRFVWDEAKYPTMSPLREIVDGIHTQVAKIEDDLKVRVAEYNNVRGQLNAINRKQSGSLAVRDLSNLVKPEDIITSEHLVTLLAIVPKYSQKDWLSSYETLTSYVVPRSSKKLYEDNEYALYTVTLFGRVADNFRTSARERGFQIRDFEYSPEAQESRKQELEKLIQDQDSLRSSLLQWCYASYGEVFSSWMHFCAVRVFSESILRYGLPPSFLACVLAPSVKGEKKVRSILEGLCDSTNSTYWKTEDESGAMAGLGGDADAHPYVSFTINIA is encoded by the exons ATGGCGAGCAGATACTGGGTGGTGTCTCTTCCGGTTCAGAACTCAGCCTCGACTCTCTGGAATAGTTTACAAGACCAAATCTCCAAACATTCCTTCGACACTCCTCTTTACAGA TTCAATATACCCAATCTCCGTGTTGGGACTCTCGACTCTCTCCTTGCTCTCAGCGATGATCTCTTGAAG TCAAATAGCTTCATTGAAGGAGTTTCTCACAAGATCAGGAGGCAGATCGAGGAACTGGAGAGGGTATCTGGAATGGAGAGCAATGCTCTCACTGTCGATGGAGTGCCCATTGATTCTTATCTAACCAG GTTTGTTTGGGATGAAGCGAAGTACCCGACAATGTCGCCTTTGAGGGAAATTGTTGATGGTATTCACACTCAAGTGGCAAAGATTGAGGATGATCTCAAG GTTCGTGTTGCTGAGTACAACAATGTGCGCGGGCAACTTAATGCCATAAATAGAAAGCAAAGTGGAAG CTTGGCTGTTCGTGATCTTTCTAATCTGGTGAAGCCAGAAGATATCATTACTTCGGAACACCTAGTGACTCTCCTTGCAATTGTTCCCAAGTATTCACAGAAGGATTGGCTGTCAAGCTATGAAACATTGACTAGCTATGTG GTCCCTAGGTCCTCCAAAAAGTTGTATGAAGATAATGAATATGCTCTTTACACTGTCACATTATTTGGTCGTGTTGCAGACAATTTCAGAACGAGTGCACGCGAAAGAGGCTTCCAA ATTCGTGATTTTGAATATAGTCCAGAAGCACAAGAGAGTCGAAAGCAGGAACTAGAAAAATTGATACAAGACCAAGATAGCTTGCGAAGCTCTCTTTTGCAATGGTGCTATGCTAGTTATGGAGAG gttttcagctCCTGGATGCACTTTTGTGCTGTACGTGTCTTTTCAGAGAGCATTCTGAGATATGGTTTGCCGCCATCTTTCCTG GCATGTGTTTTAGCTCCATCTGTGAAGGGTGAGAAGAAAGTGCGGTCCATCCTTGAAGGATTATGTGATAGTACAAACAG CACATACTGGAAGACTGAAGATGAAAGTGGAGCAATGGCTGGTTTAGGAGGTGATGCTGACGCCCACCCCTACGTCTCCTTTACAATCAACATTGCTTGA